The DNA sequence TAAAAGAAATTGGCTCAGAAACGCTTCAATTAGCTATTAGTGCCTTTGTTTTAAGAAAAGTATATAAAGAAATATTAAGATGGGAAGAGTCTACTGTCTTGAAATTGGCAATTGTTTTAGACGAAGCTCATCGTTTGGCAAGGGATAAAACCTTACCTTTAATAATGCAGGAAGCAAGGAAGTTTGGAGTTTTGGTTATTGTTGCAAGTCAAAATATCAATCATTTTCAT is a window from the bacterium genome containing:
- a CDS encoding type IV secretion system DNA-binding domain-containing protein, which gives rise to MVINVKEIGSETLQLAISAFVLRKVYKEILRWEESTVLKLAIVLDEAHRLARDKTLPLIMQEARKFGVLVIVASQNINHFHENVLGNAGTKILFRTNNPDSKKVSKMVQMRSGSNAQGIIEQLKTGHAVVQTPDMRYAAKTMMRKID